A genomic stretch from Methylophilus medardicus includes:
- a CDS encoding porin produces the protein MLPNYLSVSGKTRQNDLDVGFTISINPGASTTQAGIQNGGSTGRTGNQENRQAFLTFGDASWGSVKLGKDLGIFASDAILNDMTLLGVGAGAGSLAGNTTTLGRIGTGFIYADWKAQIAYTTPNWNGFQATAGLTQAFDASSSLQTPNKDANAFSGKRGGSQSAYEAKASYEWTGDVAGKVWMSAITQKFEDLKNSVSITSGVDNRATAFDIGSTVNVAGFGLTGYYYTGRGLGQTVQFNDGFDIKGSRRDSDGWYVQGTYVVPGVSTKLGVSYGLSTLDGTSHDKTVVGSGNFKKIEDSMWTIGAYHPLTKHLNLVAEYSQSQREVDSSVVANDLKAKAKTVSLGAILFF, from the coding sequence TTGTTGCCTAACTACTTAAGCGTTTCTGGAAAAACCCGTCAGAACGATCTGGATGTAGGTTTTACCATCAGCATTAACCCAGGTGCCTCTACCACACAAGCTGGTATTCAAAACGGTGGCTCAACGGGCAGGACAGGCAACCAAGAAAACCGTCAAGCATTCCTGACTTTCGGTGATGCTTCTTGGGGTTCTGTCAAGCTTGGTAAAGATTTAGGCATTTTCGCTTCAGATGCTATTTTAAACGACATGACTTTATTGGGTGTTGGCGCTGGCGCTGGTTCTCTGGCGGGCAATACAACCACTTTAGGTCGTATTGGTACGGGTTTTATCTATGCTGACTGGAAGGCGCAAATCGCCTACACCACCCCAAATTGGAATGGTTTCCAAGCAACCGCAGGTTTGACACAAGCCTTTGATGCATCAAGTAGTCTGCAGACACCAAATAAAGATGCAAACGCTTTTTCTGGCAAACGTGGTGGCTCACAAAGCGCCTACGAAGCTAAAGCTTCTTACGAGTGGACGGGTGATGTTGCGGGTAAGGTCTGGATGTCTGCAATTACTCAAAAATTTGAGGATTTAAAGAACTCCGTATCAATAACAAGTGGCGTGGACAACCGTGCGACAGCATTCGATATTGGCTCGACTGTTAATGTGGCTGGTTTTGGCCTAACCGGTTATTACTATACTGGTCGTGGCTTGGGTCAAACCGTCCAGTTCAACGATGGCTTCGACATCAAAGGTTCTCGTCGTGATTCTGATGGCTGGTATGTGCAAGGAACTTATGTTGTTCCGGGCGTAAGCACAAAATTAGGCGTTAGCTATGGCTTGTCTACATTAGATGGCACAAGCCATGATAAAACAGTTGTAGGTAGTGGTAACTTCAAGAAAATTGAAGACTCCATGTGGACCATTGGTGCGTATCATCCTCTGACCAAGCACTTGAACTTGGTAGCAGAATACTCACAATCACAACGTGAGGTAGATTCAAGCGTGGTTGCGAACGACCTGAAAGCGAAGGCAAAAACCGTTTCTTTGGGTGCTATTTTGTTCTTCTAA
- a CDS encoding tyrosine-type recombinase/integrase, which translates to MRGALLQKIVSLDEFLNHPGQVQTMAHGQPVVVVNQDKPLFYLLTPDDLTAMIGNAHEVNSPLNHALVKSIGDYTNDLIQNAQSRYKRNILSKKSVDILSYRIKKHILPFFKTLAISDINTKVLANFVDYLNEAEIGNVAIAQYLMIVKMALQASQRQGHLDTLPEFPSITSKRQSRGAFTLQEYALLLRTAWRMREQTFNFQNVLHLNAMGLDKRLLTMRKEMYYLISFMVNSFVRPSDIKVMKHMHVKRIERAQTYLRLSLPETKGHDAPIVTLRQAVNVYEKLHKDAKARGYGKPDDYVFLPEIKNRDYAMRILGFLFNWLLFETDLKQGPHGIGRTLYSLRHTAITFRLLYGQGIDMLTLARNARTSVSMIEKHYASTLSGEMNISLLQSKRMQKHV; encoded by the coding sequence ATGCGCGGTGCACTTTTACAGAAGATTGTCAGTCTTGATGAATTTTTGAACCATCCCGGACAGGTTCAAACGATGGCGCATGGGCAGCCTGTGGTGGTCGTGAATCAGGATAAACCCCTATTTTACCTACTGACGCCCGACGATCTAACGGCGATGATTGGTAACGCACATGAGGTAAATTCCCCATTAAATCATGCGCTTGTAAAAAGTATTGGCGATTATACAAACGACTTGATTCAAAATGCGCAATCGCGTTACAAACGAAATATTTTGTCAAAAAAGAGTGTTGATATCCTCAGCTATCGGATCAAAAAACACATCCTACCTTTTTTCAAAACCTTGGCTATTTCTGACATCAACACCAAGGTGCTGGCTAATTTTGTCGATTATTTAAATGAAGCAGAGATTGGTAACGTGGCGATCGCACAATATTTAATGATCGTAAAAATGGCTTTGCAAGCGAGTCAACGCCAAGGTCATCTTGATACCCTACCTGAATTCCCCTCGATTACCTCCAAACGGCAGTCACGAGGCGCTTTTACCTTGCAGGAATATGCGCTATTACTCAGGACTGCTTGGCGCATGCGAGAGCAAACTTTTAATTTTCAAAACGTATTACATTTGAATGCAATGGGCTTAGATAAACGCTTATTAACCATGCGCAAAGAGATGTATTACCTGATCAGCTTTATGGTGAACAGTTTTGTCAGGCCAAGTGACATCAAGGTGATGAAGCACATGCATGTGAAGCGCATAGAACGTGCACAAACGTATTTACGCTTGAGTCTGCCAGAAACCAAAGGCCACGATGCACCGATAGTGACATTACGTCAGGCAGTGAACGTGTATGAAAAATTACACAAGGACGCAAAAGCGCGTGGCTATGGTAAACCAGACGACTATGTATTTTTACCAGAGATTAAGAACCGCGATTATGCGATGCGTATTCTCGGATTTCTCTTCAATTGGCTACTTTTCGAAACAGATTTAAAACAAGGCCCGCACGGTATTGGTCGCACGCTGTATAGTTTGCGGCATACCGCCATTACATTTCGATTGCTTTATGGGCAGGGCATCGACATGCTCACCTTGGCACGCAACGCACGCACCTCGGTGAGCATGATTGAGAAACACTACGCATCTACCTTGAGCGGTGAAATGAACATCAGCCTGTTACAAAGCAAGCGCATGCAAAAACATGTTTAA
- the ntrC gene encoding nitrogen regulation protein NR(I) — protein sequence MKPIWILDDDKSIRWVFEKALARTDFDFKTFSSPAEALNALNREQPQVIVSDIRMPNGSGLDFLSEVKQRFPDIPVIIMTAYSDLESAVAAFQGGAFEYLAKPFDVDQAIEIIKRAVEESMRQSVEAVEDSGPSPEIIGQAPAMQEVFRAIGRLSRSHSTVLINGESGSGKELVASALHRHSPRTDKPFIAINTAAIPKDLLESELFGHERGAFTGAAAARRGRFEQADNGTLFLDEIGDMPADLQTRLLRVLSDGQFYRVGGHQPIKVNVRVIAATHQDLEERVKQGLFREDLFHRLNVIRLRLPPLRERREDIPLLTKHFLAHSAQQLGVEPKQLSQAAIKYLMSVNWSGNVRQLENVCHWLTVMAPGQNVDVNDLPPELKEDTGKQNTGGSWQEALAQEVTDALNRGETNILDAKTKEFERILITRALAHTDGRRIEAANQLGMGRNTLTRKIQELAIDD from the coding sequence ATGAAACCAATCTGGATCTTAGACGATGACAAATCCATCCGCTGGGTGTTTGAAAAAGCACTTGCACGCACGGACTTTGACTTTAAAACCTTTTCGTCCCCCGCCGAAGCACTCAATGCCTTGAACAGAGAGCAGCCTCAGGTCATTGTCAGCGACATCCGCATGCCCAACGGCTCAGGGCTGGATTTTTTGTCTGAGGTGAAGCAGCGTTTCCCCGATATTCCGGTGATCATTATGACTGCCTACTCAGACCTTGAAAGCGCGGTTGCCGCCTTTCAAGGTGGCGCCTTTGAGTATCTAGCCAAACCCTTTGATGTCGATCAAGCCATTGAGATCATCAAGCGGGCAGTGGAAGAAAGTATGCGGCAGTCGGTGGAGGCGGTTGAAGATAGCGGCCCATCACCAGAAATTATCGGCCAAGCCCCCGCCATGCAAGAAGTATTTCGCGCCATCGGCCGTTTAAGCCGCTCGCACTCTACGGTGCTGATCAATGGCGAATCCGGTAGTGGTAAAGAGTTAGTCGCCAGCGCCCTGCACAGACACAGCCCACGCACGGATAAACCTTTCATAGCGATTAATACCGCTGCGATTCCCAAAGATTTACTCGAATCTGAATTGTTTGGCCATGAACGGGGCGCTTTTACAGGCGCTGCAGCCGCGAGACGAGGTCGATTTGAGCAAGCCGATAACGGCACCTTATTTTTAGATGAGATCGGCGACATGCCAGCTGATTTGCAAACGCGCCTGTTACGCGTATTGTCTGACGGCCAATTTTATCGGGTCGGCGGCCACCAACCGATCAAAGTCAATGTGCGCGTCATTGCGGCAACGCACCAAGACCTCGAAGAGCGTGTCAAACAAGGCTTGTTCCGTGAGGATCTATTTCATCGCTTAAACGTCATCCGCCTGCGTTTACCGCCCTTGCGCGAGCGCAGGGAAGACATCCCCCTGCTCACCAAGCATTTTCTCGCTCACAGCGCGCAACAGCTAGGTGTAGAGCCCAAACAGTTATCGCAAGCGGCTATCAAATATTTAATGTCCGTCAACTGGAGCGGTAACGTCCGTCAACTAGAGAACGTATGTCATTGGCTGACCGTGATGGCACCGGGCCAAAACGTCGATGTGAACGACCTACCCCCTGAACTCAAAGAAGACACCGGCAAACAAAATACCGGCGGATCTTGGCAAGAAGCGCTGGCGCAAGAAGTCACCGATGCGCTCAATCGGGGTGAAACCAATATTTTGGACGCCAAAACCAAAGAATTCGAGCGCATTCTCATTACCCGCGCACTCGCCCACACCGACGGTCGTCGTATCGAGGCAGCTAACCAGTTAGGCATGGGTCGCAACACCCTCACGCGAAAAATTCAAGAGCTGGCGATTGATGATTAG
- a CDS encoding DUF6445 family protein, whose product MKLYPVTVISEFYENPDEIRKYALAQKYTYCHEMKDIEYVFPGSRTKELRELSQSLYEKVCKKLISAFHIPEHDVMRWQINTSFQIVEGEYDHGLIHQDQNTVFAGVLYLTPDAPLDSGTSLFRKNASYDEDLYWKRIKENDERFKRKEPIDFSYHEMFDEVVRVNNVYNSLILFEGDIHHCANNFFGKTRQDSRLAQVFFITKIDANKESSFPLLRVKKQPL is encoded by the coding sequence ATGAAGCTTTACCCTGTCACCGTTATTTCAGAGTTTTATGAAAATCCAGATGAAATCAGAAAATATGCGTTGGCACAAAAATATACTTATTGTCATGAAATGAAAGACATTGAGTATGTTTTTCCGGGAAGCAGAACGAAGGAGTTAAGAGAGTTAAGTCAATCTCTCTATGAAAAGGTCTGTAAGAAGCTTATCAGTGCATTTCATATCCCAGAGCATGATGTTATGCGTTGGCAAATAAATACTAGCTTTCAAATCGTAGAGGGTGAATATGATCATGGATTGATTCATCAGGATCAAAATACGGTATTCGCTGGCGTGCTGTACTTGACACCAGATGCGCCATTAGATTCTGGCACTTCGTTATTCAGAAAAAATGCCAGTTACGATGAAGATTTATACTGGAAAAGAATTAAAGAAAATGATGAGCGATTTAAACGCAAAGAGCCCATTGATTTTAGTTATCATGAGATGTTTGATGAAGTAGTTCGTGTGAATAACGTGTACAACTCACTTATTCTTTTTGAGGGTGACATACACCATTGCGCGAATAATTTTTTCGGGAAAACTAGACAGGATTCGCGATTGGCGCAGGTTTTTTTTATTACTAAAATTGATGCAAATAAAGAAAGTTCTTTCCCATTGTTACGTGTTAAAAAACAGCCACTTTAA
- a CDS encoding porin, whose amino-acid sequence MNTKLNVAVAAALFAAATGAQAGITIPAGDWTLDIGGVVNAYYTTTSTSGDNVTGIGGQTENGDNTQNNITTGLLPNYLSVSGKTRQNDLDVGFTISINPGSSTTNSGIQNANPNGNSFGGNQENRQAFLTFGDASWGSIKLGKDLGIYASDAILNDMTLLGVGSGAGALAGNTTTLGRIGTGFMYADWKSQVAYTSPNWNGFQFTAGVTQAWNTFGAGQTTTASGAFGSATSVGRGGSQPAFEGKASYEWTGDVAGKVWTSFFSQKVDQLKTVNVANDLGSDRATAMDIGASIKVADFGLTGYYNKGRGTGTTVMLRDGFDANGKRRDSDDWYVQGTYTIPGVSTKLGVSYGESTLDGNSGETFSEYQNSMWTVGAYHPITKHLNLVAEYSTAKSEVNNRNAADLDGKSKTVSLGAILFF is encoded by the coding sequence ATGAATACAAAATTGAACGTTGCAGTTGCAGCAGCGCTGTTCGCTGCCGCTACTGGCGCACAAGCTGGCATTACTATCCCAGCTGGTGACTGGACTTTGGACATCGGTGGCGTTGTTAACGCATACTACACAACTACTAGCACTAGCGGCGATAACGTTACTGGTATTGGTGGTCAAACTGAAAACGGTGACAACACACAGAACAACATTACTACTGGTTTGTTGCCAAACTACCTGAGCGTTTCTGGTAAAACACGTCAGAACGATCTGGATGTTGGTTTCACAATCAGCATTAACCCAGGTTCATCAACTACAAACTCCGGTATCCAGAATGCTAACCCAAACGGTAACAGCTTCGGTGGTAACCAAGAAAATCGTCAAGCATTCTTGACATTCGGTGATGCTTCATGGGGTTCTATCAAGCTGGGTAAAGATCTGGGCATTTACGCTTCAGACGCTATCTTGAACGACATGACATTGTTGGGCGTTGGTTCAGGTGCAGGTGCTCTGGCCGGCAACACAACTACTTTAGGTCGTATCGGTACAGGTTTCATGTACGCTGACTGGAAATCACAAGTTGCTTACACATCACCAAACTGGAATGGTTTCCAATTCACAGCTGGTGTAACTCAAGCATGGAACACATTCGGCGCAGGTCAAACAACAACTGCTTCCGGTGCATTTGGTAGTGCTACAAGTGTTGGTCGTGGTGGTTCACAGCCTGCATTCGAAGGTAAAGCATCTTACGAGTGGACTGGTGATGTTGCTGGTAAAGTTTGGACATCATTCTTTTCACAAAAAGTTGATCAACTTAAAACTGTTAACGTAGCAAACGATTTGGGTTCTGATCGTGCAACTGCTATGGATATCGGTGCATCTATCAAAGTTGCAGACTTTGGCTTGACTGGTTACTATAACAAAGGCCGTGGTACTGGTACCACAGTTATGTTGCGTGACGGTTTCGATGCAAACGGTAAGCGTCGTGACTCCGATGACTGGTACGTTCAAGGTACATACACTATTCCAGGTGTATCTACAAAATTGGGCGTTTCATACGGTGAATCAACCCTTGATGGTAACAGCGGTGAGACATTCAGCGAGTACCAAAACTCAATGTGGACAGTTGGTGCATACCACCCAATTACGAAGCATTTGAACTTGGTTGCAGAGTACTCTACAGCTAAATCAGAAGTTAACAACAGAAATGCTGCTGACTTAGATGGTAAGTCCAAAACTGTTTCTTTGGGCGCTATCTTATTCTTCTAG